The proteins below are encoded in one region of Gambusia affinis linkage group LG07, SWU_Gaff_1.0, whole genome shotgun sequence:
- the zgc:113307 gene encoding lumican, translating to MAALFCGVLLLLCGLDSAWATLVTDMDYGGIPLWINRLLGEPSVLSLQGRIDPAWFRANNDQVCPEQCDCPIHWPTSLYCDSRGLENVPQGLPQRTQYLFLQGNKISSLSYPVLANVTGLRWLIIDNNQLESNELELVSLQNQTQLRYFFANSNNLTSVPGGLPAGLIQLRLAYNRISNISPGAFQNLQNLTLLLLQGNRLQTIKEGDLKGLIRLNLLDISGNLFSAVPSHLPPSVQQLYLSYNNFSGLDEGSFEGFLNLKFLRLSHCGLQSSSVHPQAFNHSSLVEVDLSYNKLTTTPTVPITLQYLYLEANNIREFNVSSFCREVGPLSYSRMKILRLDGNKMAHHQLPPDWVYCLRVLQRIFI from the exons ATGGCTGCCCTGTTCTGTGgcgtgttgctgctgctgtgtggcCTTGACTCAGCATGGGCCACATTGGTCACTGATATGGACTATGGTGGCATTCCTCTGTGGATTAACCGCCTGCTGGGTGAGCCCAGCGTTTTAAGTCTGCAGGGAAGGATTGACCCGGCCTGGTTTCGAGCTAACAATGACCAGGTCTGTCCTGAGCAGTGTGACTGTCCCATCCACTGGCCGACGTCGCTCTACTGTGACAGCAGAGGCCTTGAAAACGTCCCCCAGGGCCTGCCGCAAAGAACCCAGTACTTGTTTTTACAG GGCAACAAGATCTCATCCCTGTCCTACCCTGTCCTGGCTAATGTTACGGGTCTACGTTGGCTAATCATCGACAACAACCAGCTGGAGAGCAACGAATTGGAGCTGGTCTCTCTGCAGAACCAGACTCAGCTGCGCTACTTTTTTGCGAACAGCAACAACTTGACGTCGGTGCCTGGCGGCTTACCAGCCGGACTCATACAGCTGCGGCTGGCCTACAACCGAATCAGCAACATCAGCCCCGGAGCTTTCCAGAACCTGCAGAATCTGACGCTTCTGTTGCTGCAGGGAAACAGGCTGCAAACCATCAAAGAGGGCGACCTCAAAG GTCTCATCAGGCTGAATCTGTTGGACATCAGTGGAAATTTGTTCTCAGCTGTCCCCAGCCATTTACCTCCCTCTGTCCAGCAGCTTTATCTGTCCTACAACAACTTCTCTGGGCTGGACGAGGGCAGTTTTGAGGGATTTCTCAACCTGAAGTTTCTGCGCCTCAGCCACTGCggcctgcagagcagcagcgtCCACCCACAGGCCTTTAATCACTCCAGCCTGGTGGAGGTGGATCTCTCTTACAACAAGCTGACCACCACCCCCACAGTTCCAATAACCCTGCAGTACCTCTACCTGGAGGCCAATAACATTCGAG AGTTCAACGTGAGCAGTTTCTGCAGAGAGGTGGGGCCTCTGTCCTACTCCAGGATGAAGATCCTACGGCTGGATGGAAACAAAATGGCACACCATCAGCTCCCCCCTGACTGGGTTTACTGCCTCCGAGTGCTTCAGAGAATTTTCATCTGA
- the LOC122834224 gene encoding prolargin isoform X1 gives MQLLVVSFLLYLTMKAGVGLISSLLLFLLMGAVFAQRPRPKKPTRRPATTRKPFVPKRVEPAVPEPQEPTDFPPPILGPPSIFSDCPRECLCLPSYPNSLNCENRNIRVVPVIPFRTHYLYLQNNYISELTAEAFNNATEVRWINLANNRIQKIDKQVFEKIPGLLYFYVQRNQLNEVPSGLPTSLEQLRLDRNRISKIPAGAFTKLQNLTLLDLHYNQLSDSGLGKNTLKDLKNLMQLNLAHNVLKKMPAGVPNNLIQLFLDQNRIDDIPKDYFKDFTHLAFVRLNYNQLSDKGVPKAVFNLSSLLDLQLAHNQLTMIPLFNNHLEHLHLNHNSIESINGTEICPFSLLADLTDDRLVPRLRYLRLDGNHLHPPIPMDVIMCFRHLHSVVM, from the exons ATGCAGCTCCTAG TTGTTTCCTTCCTGCTTTATTT GACAATGAAGGCTGGTGTGGGACTTATTTCTTCATTGCTCCTGTTCCTCTTAATGGGAGCAGTCTTTGCCCAGAGACCGCGACCGAAGAAGCCAACCAGACGTCCAGCCACCACCAGGAAGCCTTTTGTCCCCAAGCGTGTGGAACCAGCCGTGCCCGAACCCCAGGAGCCCACAGATTTCCCTCCACCCATCCTCGGCCCGCCCTCCATCTTCTCTGATTGTCCCCGAGAGTGTTTGTGTCTCCCAAGCTACCCAAATTCTCTCAACTGTGAGAACCGGAACATCCGTGTGGTCCCGGTCATCCCATTCAGAACTCATTACCTGTACCTACAGAACAACTACATCTCTGAGCTCACTGCAGAGGCCTTCAACAATGCTACAGAGGTCCGCTGGATCAATCTGGCAAACAATCGCATCCAGAAAATAGACAAACAG GTTTTTGAGAAGATCCCGGGTCTGCTGTATTTCTATGTCCAGAGAAACCAGCTGAATGAAGTACCATCAGGACTCCCAACGAGTCTGGAGCAACTTCGTCTGGACAGGAACCGCATTAGCAAGATCCCCGCTGGTGCATTCACCAAGCTGCAGAACCTGACTCTGCTGGACCTGCACTACAACCAG CTGAGTGACAGTGGCCTGGGAAAGAACACGCTCAAGGACCTGAAGAACCTCATGCAGCTCAACCTGGCGCACAACGTTTTGAAGAAGATGCCCGCTGGCGTGCCAAACAACCTCATCCAGCTGTTCCTGGACCAGAACCGCATAGATGACATACCAAA AGATTACTTCAAGGACTTCACCCACCTGGCGTTTGTGAGGCTCAACTACAACCAGCTGAGTGATAAAGGAGTTCCCAAGGCCGTGTTCAACTTGTCCAGCCTGCTGGATCTGCAGCTGGCTCACAACCAGCTCACAATGATTCCCCTCTTCAACAATCACCTGGAGCACCTGCACCTCAACCACAACAGCATTGAGA GCATCAACGGCACTGAGATCTGCCCATTCAGCCTGCTGGCCGACCTGACTGACGACCGTCTGGTGCCACGACTAAG ATACCTGCGTCTGGATGGGAATCATTTGCATCCCCCCATCCCTATGGATGTCATCATGTGCTTCAGACACCTTCACTCTGTCGTCATGTAG
- the LOC122834224 gene encoding prolargin isoform X2 — protein MKAGVGLISSLLLFLLMGAVFAQRPRPKKPTRRPATTRKPFVPKRVEPAVPEPQEPTDFPPPILGPPSIFSDCPRECLCLPSYPNSLNCENRNIRVVPVIPFRTHYLYLQNNYISELTAEAFNNATEVRWINLANNRIQKIDKQVFEKIPGLLYFYVQRNQLNEVPSGLPTSLEQLRLDRNRISKIPAGAFTKLQNLTLLDLHYNQLSDSGLGKNTLKDLKNLMQLNLAHNVLKKMPAGVPNNLIQLFLDQNRIDDIPKDYFKDFTHLAFVRLNYNQLSDKGVPKAVFNLSSLLDLQLAHNQLTMIPLFNNHLEHLHLNHNSIESINGTEICPFSLLADLTDDRLVPRLRYLRLDGNHLHPPIPMDVIMCFRHLHSVVM, from the exons ATGAAGGCTGGTGTGGGACTTATTTCTTCATTGCTCCTGTTCCTCTTAATGGGAGCAGTCTTTGCCCAGAGACCGCGACCGAAGAAGCCAACCAGACGTCCAGCCACCACCAGGAAGCCTTTTGTCCCCAAGCGTGTGGAACCAGCCGTGCCCGAACCCCAGGAGCCCACAGATTTCCCTCCACCCATCCTCGGCCCGCCCTCCATCTTCTCTGATTGTCCCCGAGAGTGTTTGTGTCTCCCAAGCTACCCAAATTCTCTCAACTGTGAGAACCGGAACATCCGTGTGGTCCCGGTCATCCCATTCAGAACTCATTACCTGTACCTACAGAACAACTACATCTCTGAGCTCACTGCAGAGGCCTTCAACAATGCTACAGAGGTCCGCTGGATCAATCTGGCAAACAATCGCATCCAGAAAATAGACAAACAG GTTTTTGAGAAGATCCCGGGTCTGCTGTATTTCTATGTCCAGAGAAACCAGCTGAATGAAGTACCATCAGGACTCCCAACGAGTCTGGAGCAACTTCGTCTGGACAGGAACCGCATTAGCAAGATCCCCGCTGGTGCATTCACCAAGCTGCAGAACCTGACTCTGCTGGACCTGCACTACAACCAG CTGAGTGACAGTGGCCTGGGAAAGAACACGCTCAAGGACCTGAAGAACCTCATGCAGCTCAACCTGGCGCACAACGTTTTGAAGAAGATGCCCGCTGGCGTGCCAAACAACCTCATCCAGCTGTTCCTGGACCAGAACCGCATAGATGACATACCAAA AGATTACTTCAAGGACTTCACCCACCTGGCGTTTGTGAGGCTCAACTACAACCAGCTGAGTGATAAAGGAGTTCCCAAGGCCGTGTTCAACTTGTCCAGCCTGCTGGATCTGCAGCTGGCTCACAACCAGCTCACAATGATTCCCCTCTTCAACAATCACCTGGAGCACCTGCACCTCAACCACAACAGCATTGAGA GCATCAACGGCACTGAGATCTGCCCATTCAGCCTGCTGGCCGACCTGACTGACGACCGTCTGGTGCCACGACTAAG ATACCTGCGTCTGGATGGGAATCATTTGCATCCCCCCATCCCTATGGATGTCATCATGTGCTTCAGACACCTTCACTCTGTCGTCATGTAG